TGCGTCTTGGGTGAAAGCATGCACACACTAATCTTGCCGCGGATTTCAAACCAACAAACACTAATAAGTTTTGGTACCCTTTCAAACCTATTTTAACATCAAAATGTTTTACATGTTACGAGTAGTGGATTCAAATATTTGAATATGTTATCGACAAAAACAAAgtgaatttatataataaatattcaatGATCAATATTAATATCCGTTTTGAATTTGTtgcaaataataattaaaataaatgattccGAATAATATTCGAACTCGCAAAATGTAAATTCATTGCCATTCCTAAATCCAACGGCAAGGAGGAAAGAGAGACCTGGCCTCGAGTATACGAACCCAACTCCAATAAGTTGGAGTGTTAACCCATTCAATGTAGAGTTCCTTGGGTGATAGCATGTAACATTTCTTGCCACTCGCTTTTTCCAACCAAAAATACTGTTTCATCAATACCAACATTGCTAAAACTCAGTTACATGCAAACGAAAATGAAAACATAAACAACCAAAAAGGAATTGTTAAAGAAAAAGATTTAAGTAACAATGCATGATAAGTTAAGAGCTTCCTACCTTTGTTACTTGCCTATTTTACTTTTCCCAAAAgattttcaatataaatttaaaacatattaaacatATAAGGGAAACATtaaacataattttcatataaataaaaatcacatatcttgttaatttaattatttaaatttactcTTTGTTTTATCCAAATACACTTTTGccttcaaaaattaaaagaaaaatgaaccACAAGAATAAATTAGTTGCTATTTTTCCACATATAAGGGAAACAAACCATATTATCATCaaaggaaaataatatatttcaaaaaaaatttttaagttcaaaATAGTAATAATGTTGGACAAAGGCAACATGTGATTTTATGTTTCAATTACTATTTACTTCGATTTTTCATAGGGCAGCTACCCGCTCAAGCTTGAAGGCTTACTTGAAATTTAGgaaggtttgggtaaaaaaattaaacttgaaaaatgagtttaggaaaaaattaggcccgtttaaaataCGAGTCAAGTTCGATCTTGAACATTCAAGGTCTAAGCCCAACCCGGTTCgacctatttttaagtttataatattttatattatgttatgttaatatattatgtaatttaaaacatattaaaaaaataatgttaagatgagtatataaaaaatttcaataaataaaaaatgtataaaattattaaatattaaaataatataatataaatattttttaaaaaaattaaaaataatatgggagGGCCTAAAACAGGATTgggttagtcttttgcaaatataAGCGGAtttaggcaaaattttaagctcatatttCGGGTCAAGGCGGGCTTGGGTAaatataaagtatgttaatatcatacttaggCCCGACCTGAACCCGACTAGACCCGGCCTATGAGCACCTCTATATTTActgtataattttacttttagaatacgaagcatgtatctaaatttcatttttgggttaaaaatttcaaattattaacttATCTGTCCtaaatgtaaattaaattatataaaaatgctAACGAATTTTTCAATAcaatttaaagaagaaaaaacctAAAGGAGAAACAGAGAAAGGACGAAATTACCTTCCGTCCACCTTCAATGAGGACAGGGTTTCCGCCTAGACTAAGATAAATATCTTTCTTGGAAGAGAAAGAGACCAGTGTGGGAACTAAATCCTGGTATTGACATGGCAACAAGCTTTCCCAAGCAGTAACAGATTCAGCAGTTGAGagtctgaaaattttattatccATAATTCAATTGGTATTCTAACAGATAACAATtcaatcaaaaaaatataaactcacGAATCCAAGCCCAAATTTGAGTCACATAGATTAGGCGTGACGGCCCTGATCTCAATCCCCTGGAAAATGAGTCCTCCCTTCCAATTACGCCATCTATCTCGATAGCAGTCATTTCCAATTCCCCATCATCAATGCATCCCTCATTGAAGAACTCACCCAACTCAACCTCTAACCACCCGTCTACTCTAGCCTTTGGGAGCATCTCATCTTCAACTAGTGTAGATTGTTGCTCTGTTAGAACATGTTCTGGATCCAAATATGCAGTTCGCATACTACCATCAGTTCCAACAAGTCCAACACTAAGATTCACAGGATAATAGTCAAACCCATAAACATCATGTACTTTGAAAACAAGGTAAGCCTTGTAAAGTGTCATGGGTGAAAGCCTGGAGATACTAATCTTTCCACGGATTTCAAACCAACAAACACTCAGGAGCTCCGGTACCTCTTCAAACCTattttaatatcaaaatattttaagtGATAGCAATGATAGAAAATGAGTTGCTAGATAAAGGAATGTAAAGGGAAAGAGGAGTTTTGGATTAttgatatgaatagtaaatttaGATATTTGAATATCTTATTTGCGTAAATAAAGTAAATTCAGATAATAGATATTCAATGATGGATATCTATGTCAATTCTGAATCTACTGCGAATAATgagtaaaataaatgaatttaaatataattcaaatttgtaatatttaaattgttgaaatgtaTATGAGATATTCTCAATTATCAAAATATACACTATTCATTTTCATCCCTAAATCCAACGACGAGGAGGAGAGATAGACCTGGCCTCGGGTGTAGACACCCATCTCCAATAAGTTGGGGTGTTAACCCATTCAATGTAGAGATCTTTGGGTGACAGCATGTAACATTTCTTGCCACTCACTTTTTCCAACCAAAAACTCTGTTTAATCAATACCAATATTGCTAAGACTAAGTTATATGCAAAGAACAGaagaattaaaagtaaaaataaacaacataaaggaattgctaaaaaaaaattcaagcaacAATCAAGGGCCAAATCAGAAATTTTTTTTGTAAGAAGGGGGCAAAATTcaattgtatatttttttattatagtaaaaatacaattttatcatttttgagctgtcaaaatgtaattttatcaagcttattaaaaaaatagaatagtaTAATTAGCAAAAGAAACTAAATCCGAACtgattcaatataaattaaaatcaCATACTGAAATAAAAGTTGGTTAATgtgcaattatatacataaactttcattttgtgtaattttatacatgaaattttgctTTGATCTATTTCTTATAagttattaacacaattattgatataacatcattttatgtttatatattgcatacataaaataattatatttattcaatataaaaaataaattgatgtatttatttctttaacgTGTATGattcaatcaaaattaaaattttaagtatatatttaaaCCATAATTAGAGTTTCACATGTATAATTACACTAAATTacaattcatgtataattttaaaatttatctctttatttataaaatatttttaattgaatgatTGAATTAATAATTATAGATAAGAAAGAACATTAAATATATTTAGGTTTGATAGAATGacttgatttaattaatttaaatttaaaattaatttttataattctaataacttaattcgattaatttaaatttttctttaaaatttcaaattcgcAAGTTATACgtcttaaatggaaattaaattacataataattcTATGGAATATTTCAttgtaatttaaagaaaaaaaaagtaaaggagagagagagagaatgaaATCACCTTTCGTCCACCTTCAATGAGAACAGGATTCTCACAGAGGCTAAGATAAAGCTCTTTCTTGGAAGAGAAAGAGAGAGACGAGGGAATTAAAGCTTGGTATTGAGATGGCAAGAAGCTTTCCCAAACAGCATCGGATTCAGCAGCCAATTTAAATATAGTTGAAACAATCGACAATCTACAGGCATCTCGAGGGGAGGTAAAGGAAATGATGGTGGCGATACAATCTTGTGGAAGAGCATTAAGGTTGAGAGTGTCGATGCTAAGGTCTCCATTCCCTCCTCCTTCCATTTCAGAAACTTTAGATTTCATGAGATCCAGTCAAAATTAGAACAAGGAAAAACCGTTTGGGATTAAGCGTGAGAATTGCGATGGGATGTGAAGGATATATATAGATGGAAAAATAAGGAATAAAAAATCTCTAAGCTTAGCTGGTTAAAGTCATTCACTTTtggttataaattaaaaattggaaGGTAATGCGTCTCAATCGGCAATAGAACCTGTATCTTATCTCTAAAATGAGCTTTTCTCTCAGGGAGACTTGATTATGTGTCGAGTTAATTAATTATGTTTGAAAGTATGTTTAAAAGAGTGGAaggatttaagtaaaaatataagtccGAAAATtaggtttagaaaaaaaataagactTGTTTTCTAAACGGTTTTTTTGGCTCGAGCCCGGCTTAACTTGAAATTGTCtaaatttttttcactattttttactactgttttgttgttgtttgctagCATTTTGACGTTGTTTTGCTgctattttgctattatattgctcctattttgttattgttgtttagatattgtataacttttgttttattattaattttactactacTTTAGAGACATTTGTTTGCTAAGTTACAAATTATGTTAATGTTATTCAAGTATAAAAAagttttttaatgtatttttaatttgttaagaaCATGTACTTTAATgcttttaatgtatttgatgtattacatttttaaaatttatttttatataaaaatgatacAAAATTTTAATCCACGCAAGCTGGGCTGGACTTtgacaaattttaaacccatttttcgaGTCGGGCCAAGTTTGAACCTAAAAACGGGTCTAAAACTTTGTATTAACCCAACCCAACCCATAATCAAACCTATTACAAGTTCTAAATTTTGCAAATCACCTcccaattaatttttaatttacaatAGGACTAATACTCCAATTCAAATAGTTAGTAATTATAGAAATTGGACCGACACCTAATCACATTCTCTAATCTTTAGAGGGAATGTGAAAATTGAGTAACATATATAAAGTGATTAACCATGataattgttattatttaaatctCTGATTAAATATGTCACGAGTCATCGGGCATTATTTTAATCAGGAAAATTATGAAAGtatttttcaataattaaattaaattatatttatatgtagTAAAATTTGAATTCGTGTTGTTtacattaacaaaatattaattttactacTTATAATATGTCAACTTTATTTGTATTCTTAATATGTATAAATGGTActttttatatattgtatataaactagtttatatataaataaattatttcatcTGTCACTACgattcttttatctttttttcaATCATCTGTCACTTCTACTCtctttatcattttgattattcACTCgaaagaaatgaataaaagaaCCGGTTTTTCTGCAAAAGGCAAAGACAATAGGGCTTTGGTTGTCAGAGCCATGAAAGACGATGTTCAAGACACACTTGCTGTGATACCTGCTCAACAATTGGAAGCTATCAGTGCAcccactacaggaaaatagggctttagcggcgtttttagcggcgttttatcaaaaaacactac
The sequence above is drawn from the Gossypium hirsutum isolate 1008001.06 chromosome A05, Gossypium_hirsutum_v2.1, whole genome shotgun sequence genome and encodes:
- the LOC107956438 gene encoding F-box protein At2g02240, which codes for MDNKIFRLSTAESVTAWESLLPCQYQDLVPTLVSFSSKKDIYLSLGGNPVLIEGGRKYFWLEKASGKKCYMLSPKELYIEWVNTPTYWSWVRILEARFERVPKLISVCWFEIRGKISVCMLSPKTHYKAYLVYKVRNVYGFEFYPVKLSVGVVGTEGSKRAAYLEPERDRIPIDLQPTPNDVQFPKARVDGWLEVEMGEFFNEGCMNAGELEMSALEIEGGNWKGGLIFQGIEIRAIA